One window of Atribacter laminatus genomic DNA carries:
- the amrA gene encoding AmmeMemoRadiSam system protein A, which yields MMLPHDIGSTLTNLARKAIEHYLIHQTNLPVPKDLPRELYDQKAGIFICLKVHGKLRGCIGTFRPQQDHLISEIIHNAVSAAVEDPRFSPVTLKDLPNIHITVDVLTPPESIPSPDQLDPKKYGVIVQKGWQRGLLLPDIEGVDSIQEQIRIARSKAGIRANEPVELFRFGVERYSELENNEDDHR from the coding sequence ATGATGTTACCTCATGATATTGGTTCTACTTTAACCAATTTGGCCAGAAAGGCCATTGAACATTATTTAATTCACCAAACCAATCTTCCGGTACCTAAGGATCTTCCTCGGGAGTTGTACGACCAAAAAGCGGGAATTTTTATTTGTCTCAAAGTTCATGGAAAACTTCGAGGATGTATCGGTACTTTTCGTCCCCAGCAAGATCATTTAATTTCAGAAATTATTCATAATGCCGTAAGCGCTGCTGTTGAGGATCCCCGCTTTTCTCCGGTTACTCTTAAAGATCTTCCCAATATTCATATTACCGTTGATGTTCTGACTCCTCCTGAATCTATTCCCTCTCCGGATCAACTTGATCCAAAGAAATATGGAGTTATTGTTCAAAAGGGTTGGCAAAGAGGTCTTTTGCTTCCTGATATTGAAGGAGTTGATTCTATCCAGGAACAAATCCGCATTGCTCGTTCCAAAGCTGGGATTAGAGCCAATGAACCAGTTGAACTCTTTCGGTTTGGGGTTGAACGATATAGTGAATTAGAAAATAATGAGGATGATCACCGATGA
- a CDS encoding ATP-binding protein — translation MKELALHILDIMENSIRANASKIYVSLVENSCSNQYILTIQDNGKGMDKEVLARVRDPFFTGQNKKVGMGIPLLEQLASMCGGKLDIVSQPGEGTMIQATFQKSHIDLPPLGDLPETLLVLFASHPEVEIEFEHVKDNCRWSFNTKKMFQELGLQEPQDIFPVLQGIKEWIQYHENQIQEGV, via the coding sequence ATGAAAGAGTTAGCCTTGCATATCCTTGACATTATGGAAAATTCCATACGAGCTAATGCAAGCAAAATATATGTTTCTCTTGTTGAAAATAGTTGCTCAAATCAATACATTCTCACTATTCAAGATAACGGTAAAGGTATGGATAAAGAGGTCCTCGCTCGAGTAAGAGATCCTTTTTTTACAGGCCAAAACAAGAAGGTGGGCATGGGTATTCCTCTTTTAGAACAACTGGCTTCGATGTGTGGTGGTAAACTTGATATTGTTTCCCAACCTGGGGAAGGGACAATGATTCAAGCTACCTTTCAAAAGAGCCACATCGATCTTCCACCTCTCGGCGATCTCCCCGAAACTCTTTTGGTGCTCTTTGCCTCTCATCCAGAAGTTGAAATCGAGTTTGAACATGTTAAGGATAATTGTCGCTGGTCATTTAATACCAAAAAAATGTTTCAAGAGTTAGGTCTTCAAGAACCACAAGATATTTTTCCAGTTCTTCAGGGAATTAAAGAGTGGATACAATATCATGAAAACCAAATTCAGGAAGGAGTGTAG
- the nuoF gene encoding NADH-quinone oxidoreductase subunit NuoF produces the protein MLFRAHVLVEMTSSSVVLGAAQVREKFEKEIERVGLSQEIRVLDTGSFGAGLPSPFVVIFPDNVVYAPIKLDQVKTIVEDHLLKGRPVKNFMYSGRTETAPQHFQPLSPLAQEKRVVLRNSGYIDPTNIDDYIARDGYIALGNVLSGSPEEAIQIVKNSGLLGRGGAGYPTGLKWEYTLKAQGDEKYIVCNADEGEPGTFKDRLILEGDPHSILEAMAIAGYAVGAHQGYIYVRGEYPESIRHLEIAISQALDYGLLGDNILNSGFSFRIGIRKGAGAYICGEETALLESMEGGRGEPRIKPPYPPQKGLWGKPTVINNVETLANIPPIFLNGPEWFKNIGTPTCPGTKVFTLTGNVINLGLIEVPMGITLRELVYQAGGGIKNGRGLKLVQTGGPSGGTMTPDLLDVPMAFDTLPRYQSALGSGALTVIDDTHCIVDVVKNFCEFFLHESCGKCTPCRIGNKRIVEMLERISWGKGTENDIEKLQFLGEHIKRTSFCGLGQAAPNPLLRCLDYFREEFESHVIEKQCPLNVCPMESPKKIKSLKV, from the coding sequence ATGCTTTTTCGTGCACATGTATTGGTTGAAATGACGAGTAGTTCGGTTGTGTTAGGCGCTGCTCAGGTCCGAGAAAAATTTGAGAAAGAAATTGAACGGGTTGGTCTTTCTCAGGAAATCCGGGTTCTTGATACCGGATCATTTGGAGCAGGGCTCCCTTCTCCTTTTGTGGTTATTTTTCCGGATAATGTTGTATATGCTCCGATCAAGCTTGATCAAGTTAAAACCATTGTTGAAGACCACCTTCTCAAGGGTAGGCCGGTCAAGAACTTTATGTATTCAGGTCGAACCGAAACCGCTCCTCAACATTTTCAACCTCTTTCTCCTTTAGCACAAGAGAAGCGAGTGGTTTTGAGGAATAGTGGCTATATTGATCCAACCAATATTGATGATTATATTGCGCGGGACGGATATATAGCTTTAGGAAATGTATTATCTGGTTCTCCTGAAGAAGCAATTCAAATAGTAAAGAATTCTGGATTACTTGGTAGAGGCGGTGCCGGTTATCCAACCGGATTGAAATGGGAGTATACTCTAAAAGCCCAAGGAGATGAGAAATATATAGTTTGTAATGCTGATGAGGGTGAACCGGGGACCTTTAAAGATCGTCTGATTCTCGAGGGAGATCCTCATTCTATCCTGGAAGCAATGGCTATTGCTGGGTATGCAGTGGGAGCTCATCAGGGATATATTTATGTCCGAGGCGAATACCCGGAAAGTATCCGTCATTTGGAAATAGCCATTTCCCAAGCTCTGGATTACGGCCTCTTGGGTGACAACATACTCAATTCGGGATTTTCTTTCCGAATTGGCATTCGAAAAGGGGCAGGAGCCTATATATGTGGTGAAGAAACCGCGCTTTTGGAATCGATGGAAGGTGGTCGAGGAGAACCTCGAATCAAGCCGCCTTACCCTCCTCAAAAAGGTTTATGGGGAAAGCCGACGGTTATCAATAATGTCGAGACTCTTGCCAACATTCCACCAATTTTTCTTAATGGACCAGAATGGTTTAAAAATATTGGGACACCTACCTGTCCGGGAACCAAGGTGTTTACATTAACCGGGAATGTGATCAATCTGGGACTTATTGAAGTTCCCATGGGAATCACTCTTCGAGAATTAGTTTATCAAGCAGGTGGGGGAATCAAAAACGGCCGTGGGCTTAAATTAGTTCAAACCGGAGGTCCTTCTGGTGGGACAATGACTCCCGATTTGCTTGATGTTCCTATGGCTTTTGATACTCTTCCTCGTTACCAATCGGCGCTTGGTTCTGGTGCATTGACTGTGATCGATGATACTCATTGTATAGTCGATGTTGTAAAGAATTTCTGTGAGTTTTTTCTTCATGAATCATGTGGGAAATGTACCCCCTGCCGAATTGGAAATAAAAGAATCGTTGAGATGCTAGAACGGATTTCTTGGGGAAAAGGTACCGAAAACGATATAGAAAAACTTCAGTTTTTAGGTGAACATATCAAAAGAACATCCTTCTGTGGATTGGGTCAAGCAGCTCCAAATCCATTACTCCGATGCTTGGATTATTTCCGAGAGGAATTTGAGTCCCACGTCATTGAAAAACAGTGTCCGCTTAATGTTTGTCCAATGGAAAGCCCAAAAAAAATAAAATCATTGAAGGTCTGA
- the ruvX gene encoding Holliday junction resolvase RuvX, with protein sequence MDKVILSIDPGTEKCGIALLDQKGGVIHQAILPVDELEPSINKLSKTYSPLKVIIGNSTGRKKVVQLMKKMKMNYEFIEERLSTLEARKLYFKMNPPRGLKKLLPKGFLVPSVAIDDWSAVIIGQRYLFHNKSDGDDHDVTS encoded by the coding sequence ATGGATAAGGTTATTTTATCAATTGATCCTGGAACCGAAAAGTGCGGAATTGCGCTTTTAGATCAAAAAGGAGGGGTGATTCACCAGGCAATCCTGCCGGTTGACGAATTAGAACCCTCAATAAACAAATTATCCAAAACATATTCACCTTTGAAAGTCATCATTGGGAACAGTACTGGCCGCAAGAAGGTAGTACAATTAATGAAAAAAATGAAAATGAACTATGAGTTTATTGAAGAAAGACTCAGTACTTTGGAAGCTCGAAAACTTTATTTTAAAATGAATCCACCTCGAGGCCTTAAAAAGCTTTTACCAAAAGGTTTTTTAGTCCCTTCGGTAGCGATTGATGATTGGTCGGCGGTAATAATCGGCCAGCGCTATCTTTTTCATAATAAATCGGACGGTGACGACCATGATGTTACCTCATGA
- a CDS encoding (2Fe-2S) ferredoxin domain-containing protein: MKITSIEDLKRIKEEAQKNTLLREGTADIKIVVCMGTCGIAAGARQVMSSLLDEVSKRNLKNVIITQAGCIGLCDREPLISVEKGGEKVYYGDLSPDKARQIISSHVVNGQIIGEWVVHTER; this comes from the coding sequence ATGAAAATTACCAGTATTGAAGATTTAAAGAGAATCAAAGAGGAAGCTCAAAAAAACACCTTACTTCGAGAAGGAACCGCTGATATAAAGATCGTCGTTTGTATGGGGACTTGTGGTATAGCAGCTGGTGCTCGCCAAGTGATGTCTTCTCTTCTTGATGAAGTTTCCAAAAGGAATCTAAAAAATGTCATTATAACCCAAGCCGGATGCATTGGTCTCTGTGACAGGGAGCCCTTAATTAGTGTAGAAAAAGGCGGAGAAAAGGTATATTATGGCGATTTATCACCGGACAAAGCGCGACAAATCATTTCTTCCCATGTGGTAAACGGTCAAATCATTGGAGAATGGGTCGTACATACTGAACGATAG
- the nuoE gene encoding NADH-quinone oxidoreductase subunit NuoE has translation MIKTVDAELVYSKVDEIIDRYKEEKTPLMAILEDISQIYGYLPKDILERISHKTGIPSSKIYGVATFYSFFETKPVGKYVIRICKNAPCHVLGATDVLETVKRELGVKEGETTKDGLFTLEVTSCLGVCGVAPAMMINDVTYGNLNTERIREIFALYR, from the coding sequence ATGATCAAAACGGTAGATGCTGAATTGGTCTATTCCAAGGTTGATGAAATCATCGATCGATATAAAGAGGAAAAGACCCCATTGATGGCTATACTTGAGGATATTTCTCAAATTTACGGTTATCTCCCCAAGGATATTTTAGAACGAATATCCCATAAAACCGGTATTCCTTCGAGTAAAATATACGGGGTGGCAACTTTTTATTCTTTTTTTGAAACCAAACCAGTGGGGAAGTATGTCATTCGAATTTGTAAGAATGCTCCCTGCCATGTTTTAGGCGCTACCGATGTGTTAGAAACCGTAAAGAGGGAATTAGGAGTGAAAGAGGGCGAAACCACCAAGGATGGTTTATTTACCCTTGAAGTTACCAGTTGTCTAGGAGTTTGTGGTGTCGCACCGGCAATGATGATTAATGATGTTACTTATGGAAACTTAAATACCGAACGTATTCGAGAAATATTTGCTCTATATCGATGA
- the amrS gene encoding AmmeMemoRadiSam system radical SAM enzyme, with translation MIEAQYWTAESAQKVRCVLCPHQCRINPGGRGLCQIRENRSGVLYALTYNRISVVHMDPIEKKPLYHFFPGKEILSVGSVGCNLKCQFCQNWEISQSGFVDNLTQMDSQRIISLAQSQGSIGIAYTYNEPFIWWEFIRETSEKAKKLHLKNVLVTNGYVNSQPLLELLPFIDAMNIDLKAMDDDFYRRYCGGSLSPVLETIELSYRNKVHIEITNLLVTGLNHTPEHIQRLVDFVASVSPEIPLHFSRYFPAHRMETPATDPKVLLDAYRIAREKLHYVYLGNYSGTEGQNSYCSHCGRPLITRTGYRTSFSHLEKGHCQNCGTPFPLIDE, from the coding sequence ATGATTGAAGCTCAATATTGGACAGCCGAGTCTGCTCAGAAAGTAAGATGTGTGCTCTGTCCCCATCAGTGCCGAATTAATCCAGGAGGACGTGGACTTTGCCAAATACGAGAAAACAGATCCGGGGTCTTGTACGCCTTAACCTATAACCGGATTTCCGTTGTTCATATGGATCCGATTGAGAAGAAACCTTTATACCATTTTTTTCCTGGAAAGGAAATTCTTTCGGTTGGAAGCGTTGGTTGCAATTTGAAATGCCAATTTTGTCAAAATTGGGAGATATCTCAAAGCGGTTTTGTTGATAATCTTACTCAAATGGACTCCCAAAGAATTATTTCACTTGCTCAATCTCAAGGATCGATAGGAATTGCCTATACCTACAATGAACCTTTTATCTGGTGGGAATTTATACGAGAAACCAGTGAAAAAGCAAAAAAGCTTCATTTGAAGAATGTTTTGGTAACGAACGGATACGTTAATTCACAACCACTCCTGGAACTCCTTCCCTTTATCGATGCGATGAACATTGATTTAAAGGCGATGGACGATGACTTTTATCGAAGATACTGTGGCGGATCTTTATCACCGGTTTTGGAGACCATTGAATTGAGTTATCGAAATAAAGTACATATTGAAATTACCAATCTTTTAGTAACTGGTCTTAATCATACTCCTGAACACATCCAGCGTTTGGTTGATTTTGTTGCTTCAGTGAGTCCTGAAATCCCCCTCCATTTCTCTCGGTATTTCCCAGCTCATCGGATGGAAACACCAGCAACCGATCCTAAGGTACTCCTTGATGCTTATCGAATTGCTCGAGAAAAATTGCACTATGTTTATTTAGGGAACTATTCCGGAACCGAAGGACAAAACTCCTATTGTTCACATTGTGGAAGACCTTTAATCACCCGTACGGGTTACCGGACTTCTTTTAGTCATTTGGAGAAGGGTCATTGTCAGAATTGTGGAACTCCATTTCCTTTGATAGATGAATGA
- a CDS encoding NADH-dependent [FeFe] hydrogenase, group A6, with protein sequence MAKVIQNRNEKESPEKLVTIFIDGRECHVPENLTLLEACRMEGYHIPTLCYMDGLTPWGGCRICVVEVEGQPNLVASCVTPIREGMKVLTASKKVREARKANLELILSNHPLDCQLCDRNQSCELQSLCYEFGVREIRFQGERKTHPVDTSSPAVKRDLDRCILCGRCIRTCAEIQSVFAIDFADRGFNTYVSPSLGLPLGESVCINCGQCVLACPTGALSEVSHVEMVWDAIDDPEKYVILQTAPAVRVSIGEPFGMPIGSISTGKMVAGLRRLGFDVVFDTNFAADLTILEEGTEFINRVKKGGKLPLITSCSPGWIKFMEHFYPDLMENVSTCKSPQQMFGAMAKTYYAQKMGIDPQNIVVVSIMPCTAKKYECQRDEMKSSGYQDVDYSLTTREAARMLKEKGIDLKDMPEEDFDPALGISTGAAAVFGATGGVMEAALRTVYEVLTGETLPRIDFTDVRGIDGVKEATIKVGGLEVNVAVAHGLRNARKVLDLVNQGNSKYHFIEIMACPGGCIGGGGQPIPTNLEIRMKRIEAIYEVDRNLPIRKSHDNPAIKKLYEEFLGEPNSEKSHHLLHTHYTCREKM encoded by the coding sequence ATGGCAAAAGTCATACAAAATAGAAATGAAAAAGAATCTCCAGAAAAGCTGGTAACGATATTCATTGATGGACGAGAATGTCATGTCCCAGAAAATTTAACTCTTTTAGAAGCCTGCCGAATGGAAGGATATCATATTCCAACCCTCTGTTACATGGATGGTCTCACGCCCTGGGGTGGATGCCGAATCTGTGTGGTTGAGGTAGAAGGCCAACCTAATTTGGTTGCTTCCTGTGTTACACCAATTCGGGAAGGGATGAAAGTTCTTACGGCTTCAAAAAAAGTACGAGAAGCCCGAAAAGCTAATCTTGAACTGATTTTATCGAACCATCCATTAGATTGCCAGCTCTGCGATAGAAACCAATCCTGTGAACTGCAAAGCCTTTGCTATGAATTTGGCGTTCGAGAGATTCGCTTTCAGGGAGAAAGAAAAACTCATCCGGTTGATACCAGCAGCCCGGCCGTAAAAAGGGATCTTGATCGATGCATCCTTTGTGGCCGATGTATTCGGACCTGCGCTGAAATTCAAAGCGTTTTTGCAATTGATTTTGCCGATCGTGGGTTCAATACCTATGTCAGTCCTTCATTGGGGCTTCCTCTGGGTGAGAGTGTTTGTATCAATTGCGGTCAATGTGTTTTAGCTTGTCCTACCGGTGCTCTTTCGGAAGTAAGTCATGTTGAGATGGTTTGGGATGCCATTGACGATCCGGAGAAATATGTTATTCTACAAACCGCTCCTGCGGTGCGAGTTAGTATTGGTGAGCCATTTGGGATGCCCATTGGAAGTATATCAACCGGAAAAATGGTAGCTGGCTTACGCCGTTTAGGTTTTGATGTTGTATTTGACACCAATTTTGCTGCAGATTTAACTATTCTTGAAGAAGGAACAGAATTTATCAATCGAGTGAAAAAGGGTGGGAAATTACCCTTGATTACTTCCTGTAGTCCAGGTTGGATCAAGTTTATGGAACATTTTTACCCGGACCTAATGGAGAATGTATCAACCTGTAAATCTCCTCAACAAATGTTTGGTGCCATGGCAAAAACCTATTATGCCCAAAAAATGGGTATTGATCCTCAGAATATAGTGGTTGTATCTATCATGCCTTGCACTGCAAAAAAATATGAGTGCCAACGGGATGAAATGAAATCCAGCGGATACCAGGATGTCGATTATTCTCTTACTACCCGAGAAGCAGCTCGAATGCTCAAAGAAAAGGGTATTGATCTCAAGGATATGCCTGAAGAAGACTTTGATCCAGCCCTGGGTATTTCAACCGGTGCGGCAGCGGTATTTGGTGCTACCGGTGGAGTCATGGAAGCAGCTCTGCGAACGGTATATGAGGTTTTAACTGGAGAGACATTACCTCGGATTGACTTCACCGATGTCCGCGGTATCGATGGAGTAAAAGAAGCAACCATTAAAGTTGGTGGGTTAGAGGTGAATGTTGCCGTTGCTCATGGATTGAGAAATGCACGGAAAGTATTGGATTTAGTCAATCAGGGTAACTCAAAATATCATTTTATTGAAATTATGGCTTGTCCCGGAGGATGTATCGGTGGAGGAGGTCAACCTATCCCAACTAATTTGGAGATTCGTATGAAGAGAATTGAAGCGATTTATGAGGTTGATCGAAACCTTCCAATTCGGAAATCTCATGATAATCCAGCTATTAAGAAACTCTATGAAGAATTTCTTGGCGAACCGAACAGTGAAAAGTCGCATCATCTATTACATACCCATTACACCTGTCGGGAAAAAATGTAA
- the nuoF gene encoding NADH-quinone oxidoreductase subunit NuoF, translating to MAEMERSQILLCAGAACVSSGALLVKDALIREIQKNGLENEVRLVETGCVGPCNMGPLAIIYPEGVFYQKLVPEDAQEIVEEHLLKGRVVNRLLFQGPEDERKKFIEEIDFFQKQVKIALRNCGFINPLNIQEYIARDGYLALGKVLSSMKPEEVIEMVKKSGLRGRGGAGFPTGLKWELTKKSQDTPKYIICNADEGDPGAFMDRSILEGDPHSVLEAMAIAGYSIGANQGYVYVRAEYPLAIERLSIAIDQARELGLLGKNIMNSGFDFDVEIRIGAGAFVCGEETALIASVEGRRGMPRPKPPFPAQSGLWNKPTVINNVETWANIPSIMNNGPEWFASIGTGNSKGTKVFALAGDINNTGLVEIPMGMTLGEIVYDLGGGIRDGKKFKAVQIGGPSGGCIPKEFLNVKIDYDSLKELGAIMGSGGLIVMDEDTCMVDLARYFLEFVQDESCGKCTPCRIGTKRMLEILQRITEGQGREGDIELLEELAVQIKNTALCGLGQTAPNPVLSTLKYFREEYEMHIREKRCPAVVCRSLFQSPCQHACPLEIDIPGYISLIKEGEYVEALRVIRESNPLPSVCGRVCHRPCEAKCRRGQLDEPAAIDDLKRFVADYAMKNHIMLPVMMDRKRDETVAVVGSGPAGLTCAYYLARKGYSVTIYESLPVAGGMLAAGIPAYRLPREPLNWDIDQIRAMGVKIHLNTTIGKDISLNELQEKFDAVFLGIGAWKSAPLGIPGEQFDGVVPALDLLKTINLGGTIEVPKNAVVLGGGNAAMDAARTLLRLGSEQVNIVYRRTHSEMPAIPEEIEDAEKEGIIFHYLMAPLEIVGDENGKVKAIKLQRMRLSEFDRSGRKRPTPIEGAEMIIECDMVIPAVGQMPEIDELGDGLQSDRWGNVTVNHYSLSTSRPGIFAGGDMIGAEATVVNAMAFGKKAAYSIHQYLRELKGDEDEEYIAEPERMRTVEEPPVLQEIKRVYISELPVKERICSFAEVKMCMSEADAKREAERCLRCDLEKRMKKLHQLVAVEEEEQ from the coding sequence ATGGCTGAGATGGAAAGAAGCCAGATATTGCTATGTGCTGGAGCAGCATGTGTTTCATCAGGTGCATTGCTGGTCAAAGACGCACTTATCCGTGAAATTCAGAAAAATGGATTAGAAAATGAAGTCCGGTTAGTAGAAACCGGGTGTGTTGGGCCTTGTAATATGGGTCCATTGGCGATCATCTATCCAGAAGGAGTTTTTTACCAAAAGTTAGTTCCCGAAGATGCTCAGGAAATTGTCGAAGAACACCTTTTAAAAGGAAGAGTGGTCAACCGGCTTCTTTTCCAAGGACCCGAAGATGAGCGAAAGAAGTTTATTGAAGAAATTGATTTTTTCCAAAAGCAGGTTAAGATAGCCTTACGGAATTGTGGTTTTATCAACCCTCTGAATATCCAAGAATACATTGCTCGAGATGGATATCTTGCTTTAGGAAAAGTTTTATCGTCGATGAAGCCCGAGGAAGTTATCGAAATGGTTAAAAAATCTGGGCTTCGCGGACGAGGAGGAGCTGGCTTCCCAACCGGATTAAAGTGGGAATTGACCAAAAAAAGCCAGGATACTCCGAAGTATATTATTTGCAATGCTGATGAAGGTGATCCAGGAGCGTTTATGGATCGGAGCATCTTAGAAGGCGATCCCCATTCAGTTCTTGAAGCCATGGCAATTGCCGGGTATTCCATTGGTGCGAATCAAGGGTATGTTTATGTGCGTGCCGAGTATCCGCTGGCAATTGAACGCCTATCCATTGCAATTGACCAAGCTCGTGAGCTGGGACTCCTTGGCAAAAACATTATGAACAGTGGATTCGACTTCGATGTTGAAATTCGTATTGGGGCTGGAGCTTTTGTTTGTGGAGAAGAAACAGCACTGATAGCTTCAGTTGAAGGACGACGGGGAATGCCCAGACCCAAGCCACCTTTTCCAGCCCAAAGTGGCTTATGGAATAAGCCAACTGTCATCAACAATGTTGAAACCTGGGCGAACATTCCATCAATAATGAATAATGGTCCGGAATGGTTTGCTTCCATCGGAACCGGGAATAGCAAAGGAACCAAGGTATTTGCTCTTGCTGGCGATATTAACAATACCGGATTAGTAGAAATTCCAATGGGAATGACCCTTGGTGAAATTGTTTATGACCTGGGTGGTGGCATCCGCGATGGAAAAAAGTTCAAAGCTGTCCAAATTGGTGGCCCGTCGGGTGGGTGCATTCCCAAAGAATTCCTGAATGTAAAGATTGATTATGATTCTCTGAAAGAATTAGGAGCCATTATGGGTTCCGGTGGCTTGATTGTCATGGATGAAGACACCTGCATGGTGGACTTGGCTCGGTATTTTTTAGAGTTTGTCCAAGATGAATCCTGTGGAAAATGTACTCCTTGTCGAATTGGAACCAAGCGAATGTTAGAAATTTTACAACGAATCACCGAAGGCCAAGGTCGAGAAGGAGATATTGAGCTGTTGGAAGAATTGGCAGTTCAGATTAAAAATACCGCACTCTGCGGTTTAGGGCAAACCGCTCCCAATCCAGTTTTAAGCACCCTGAAGTATTTCCGCGAAGAATATGAGATGCATATTCGTGAAAAACGCTGCCCAGCTGTCGTTTGTCGTTCTTTATTCCAATCTCCCTGTCAACATGCCTGTCCTTTGGAAATTGATATACCAGGATATATTTCGCTCATTAAAGAGGGTGAGTATGTTGAAGCTCTCCGAGTCATTCGTGAATCCAATCCATTGCCGTCGGTTTGTGGGCGAGTTTGTCATCGACCCTGTGAAGCGAAATGCCGACGAGGCCAGCTTGACGAACCAGCAGCCATTGACGATTTAAAACGCTTTGTGGCCGATTATGCCATGAAAAATCATATCATGTTGCCGGTTATGATGGACCGTAAGCGGGATGAAACTGTTGCCGTAGTCGGGTCAGGACCAGCTGGTTTAACCTGTGCTTATTATTTAGCGAGGAAAGGATATTCGGTAACCATTTATGAATCACTACCGGTTGCAGGAGGGATGTTGGCTGCCGGTATTCCAGCCTATCGTCTACCAAGGGAACCGCTCAACTGGGATATCGATCAGATTCGGGCAATGGGTGTAAAAATACATTTAAACACAACTATTGGTAAAGACATTTCCCTAAACGAATTACAAGAAAAGTTTGATGCCGTCTTTTTGGGGATTGGAGCATGGAAAAGCGCCCCTCTGGGAATTCCTGGGGAGCAATTTGATGGCGTTGTTCCGGCGCTCGATCTCTTAAAAACCATCAATTTAGGAGGAACGATTGAAGTTCCTAAAAATGCTGTGGTCTTAGGTGGTGGAAATGCCGCCATGGATGCTGCTCGAACTCTTTTAAGACTGGGTTCTGAGCAGGTGAATATTGTTTATCGAAGGACCCATTCGGAAATGCCAGCCATCCCAGAAGAAATCGAAGATGCCGAGAAAGAAGGAATTATTTTCCATTACCTGATGGCCCCGTTAGAAATAGTCGGAGATGAAAATGGAAAGGTCAAGGCGATTAAATTGCAGCGTATGCGTTTGAGTGAATTTGATCGAAGCGGAAGAAAAAGACCGACTCCAATCGAAGGTGCAGAAATGATAATCGAGTGTGATATGGTCATACCAGCCGTTGGTCAAATGCCTGAAATTGATGAACTTGGAGACGGTTTACAATCCGATCGATGGGGGAATGTTACCGTCAATCATTATTCTCTTTCCACCTCCCGACCAGGCATTTTTGCTGGAGGCGATATGATTGGAGCTGAAGCAACCGTTGTTAATGCTATGGCTTTTGGGAAAAAGGCTGCCTATAGTATTCATCAATATCTCCGAGAATTAAAAGGTGATGAAGATGAAGAGTATATTGCTGAACCGGAAAGAATGAGAACTGTTGAAGAACCACCGGTTCTTCAAGAAATAAAAAGGGTTTATATATCTGAATTACCAGTGAAAGAACGGATCTGTAGTTTTGCTGAAGTGAAAATGTGTATGAGTGAAGCCGATGCCAAACGAGAAGCAGAAAGGTGCTTACGATGTGATTTAGAAAAGAGGATGAAAAAGCTTCATCAACTTGTTGCTGTGGAGGAGGAAGAACAATGA
- the nuoE gene encoding NADH-quinone oxidoreductase subunit NuoE: MAQTEVPEKANVLEISPEQLSELEHVLGDYQGKPGMLIQALHAAQNLIGYLPPPVLRTVAKVLDISLSEVYGVVTFYHFFSMKPRGKHVIQVCLGTACYVRGGQEILTQLQKELSIDVGEVTEDGLYSLEVMRCAGACGLAPVVRIDSDVHKRVNPSHITNILKNYQ; this comes from the coding sequence GTGGCCCAAACTGAAGTACCAGAAAAAGCAAATGTGTTAGAAATATCTCCGGAGCAGTTAAGTGAACTGGAGCATGTCTTAGGTGACTATCAGGGAAAACCTGGCATGCTTATCCAGGCACTCCATGCTGCCCAAAATCTTATTGGATATCTTCCTCCCCCAGTTTTAAGAACAGTAGCAAAAGTGCTTGATATATCTTTAAGTGAAGTGTATGGAGTAGTGACGTTTTATCATTTTTTCTCTATGAAACCTCGGGGAAAGCACGTTATCCAGGTTTGTCTTGGAACTGCTTGTTACGTTCGGGGAGGTCAGGAAATTCTTACTCAACTACAAAAGGAACTTTCAATAGACGTTGGAGAGGTCACTGAAGATGGACTTTATTCTTTGGAAGTCATGAGATGTGCAGGGGCTTGTGGTTTGGCTCCTGTAGTTCGTATCGACAGCGATGTCCATAAACGTGTCAATCCCTCTCATATAACCAACATTCTTAAAAACTATCAATAA